The following is a genomic window from Desulforhopalus sp..
CCATTTCCCAACCGAAAAGCTTTTACTTTTCTTTGGGCGAAATCAAGAAAACCGTTGAGTTGAATAGTGACAGCTGCCGGGTTACTGATGGTAAGGCCTTGGAGAATGCCGATTGCGTTTGTAAAACCAGCCCGGAATTTTTCTTAAAGATTTGGCAAGACAACTATCGGCCGGGGATGAAGGATTTCATGATCGGCACGATTAAATCCAATAATCCTTCGGCGCTTCTCGACTTTTTGCGCTGTTTTGGCAAGTAGCGGCCAAGAGCAGGACTTCTTGGTCGATAGCATGGCCAACGTGTTTTTTAACTCCTCAATTCTTTAACAAGGGATGCAACGAATGGAACACCTGACAGAAATAAAGGTTCGAGGCTATCATGCCGATTTTTATGGTCACGTGAATAATGCCAGATACCTGGAGTTTTTTGAAGAAGATCGCTGGGCGCACCTGGAGTCGAAAATCGATCTGCGGAAATGGGCGGAGAAGGGCCTTATTTTCCTTGTGGTCAATATCAACGTCAATTATCGTAAGGCCGTTCCGGTTGGCGAGACCTTAATCGTTACTACCAAGCTGGAAAAGATCGGCAATAGAAGTGTTGTCCTCAAGCAGGAGATTCTCCTGAAAAAAAGCCGCGAAGTTGCAGCTGATGCATTGATCACCTTTGTTATTTCCGACCGGACTGGTCGCGCGGTTACCATGGACGGCGAGGTTCGTACGGAAATCGAAAAATTGGCCTAATTGTTCACATCCTGCTTTGTGCGTAGAGGTGGCCCTAACCGCTGGTTCTGGTCTGCATAATGAGGCTTGCTATTCGTGGACACCAAACAGGATTTATAGTTGACATTCATCGTGGTTATATATTAATCAACAACAACGAGGAGGATTGGCGGTGCTTTGTGGTACCGTTTAACCTGAACGTAAAAGTTATATTGTCGAGGGAAGGCTCTCTAATTCAAGCTTAAACCGCTGGGGTGGAGAGTAATGTGCGTCTGTCAATGGCATTGACAGGTTCGAAGAGACAGTAACTGCGGCGATGCGCAAATTCGTAGCGGTTGTTGATCCTTCATCGTTCCACAAAATGTCTTTGTGGAGGAAGATCTTTGTCGGAGGCAGTAACAATTTAAATACAGAAGGGGAGAAAGGTATGAAAAAAGCGATTTCCGTACTGGCATTTACGTCCATTCTGGCTGCGGGCTCGGCCATGGCTTCAGGGTATCGAATACCCGAACAGTCAGTTGATTCAACAGCTAAAGTAGGTGCCAACGTAGCCTCGTCTACCAGAGCTGATGCAGCCTACTACAATCCTGCCAATATGGGTTGGATGGCTGATGCTTTGCAAGTACAGATGGATGCCACATACATCTATCTTTCCCCAGTCAGTTATGATGATTCTCGTACCGCTATGTATGATAGCGAATCAGAAGATGAGCACTTCCTCCTCCCGACTGCCTTCATGGTCTCTCCGTCACTCGGTGGGGCGCGAATTGGTCTGGCTGTTACTGCACCTTACGGCTTGGCTAAGCGTTGGAAAGACCCCTACGCAAAAGCCTTTGCAGAAGAATTTTCATTGGTGACGGTCGAGGTTAATCCCACTGCTTCGTATACTTTTGGAAAGATGGTTTCCGTTGCTGCCGGTGCCAGAATGCTCTATGCCGACGCCACAGTTAAGAGTGATGCCAACGGCATTGGCCGTCCACTCTCCAGGGAGATGGAAGGAGATACCGTGGAATGGGGATGGAATGCCGCAGTTTCGGTAAAACCGATTGAGAAACTCAATGTTTCCGCGACATACCGTTCAAAAATCGATATGGACTTTGAAGACAAGGCCCGGCTGAATTTGATGGGCACCCGGGTCGAGTTGGATGCCGATGTCTCTCTGCCGGCTCCGGCGGTATTGGCCCTCTCCGTTGCCTACGACATCTTGCCAAACCTCAATGTCGAGTTGACCTTGGATAGGACCTTCTGGTCAGAGTATGAGAACCTCGACTTCGAGTTCTCGCCTGTCATCCCCGGTAACCCTTATGATCCACCAGTTGATAAAAGCTGGGATGATTCCAATGCCTATCGCCTTGGCGTGACCTATGGTGTAACGAAAACCCTGGATCTTATGGTTGGTTTTGGCTATGACGAGAGCCCGGCTCCCGACAGAACCATCGGCTTCGAATTACCTGATTCAGATGCATGGCTGTATTCAATTGGCGCTCAATACAAGCTCAACGAGAAAATGGATATCGGTGTTGCCTTCCTGTATGATTATAAAGAAACCCGTAAGGTTGAAGTTACCCCGACCGGCACAGTGTACGGTGAGTTCACCGATGCCTCGGCAATCTTGGTGTCTTGTGGCTTGAATTACCGGTTCTAGTTTTTGTAGTTTTTTAGAAGTAAGAATAGTACCCCCCCCTTATTGCCGATAGGCAGTAAGGGGGTTTGTTGTTTCAGGGTGCAAGCGCTTACAGGCCGCGCAGATATTCCGGTTTGAGGCTGACCTTGCCCCGAAGGGCCAGATCGATGAGCTGTAGGGTGGCCTCCTTGTCCTGCGGCAGTTTGGCCTTGATCGGCAGGTAGTTCGAGGCGTGATTGGCATGGAAATAGCCGCCGGTCAGCTCGGTTGCGGCAATCATCACCGCCAGTTCTTCGAGCATCTCTTTGGAGTCAAGGAGTGTGAATTCACCCCGCTCGGTTGCGGCAAAAAGCGGGGTATTAGGCGTCAGCATGAGACTCAGCGCCCCGACATATTCCGGATCTATGGCGGTGAGGACCCGGCCGGTTTCTCGGGCATGAATGAGGGAGCGCTCCCTGCCACCGATGCCGAGGAGGACAGTGATCGATAATTTAATCCCGGCGGCGCGCAGTTTCTTGCCCATTTCGATCATCCGGGCAGCATCCGCGCCCTTGCTGATAGCCTGCAAGGTGACATCATCACCCGATTCAAGGCCCATGTAGGCGATACCCAGGCCGGCTTCCCGCAGTTCACGCAGCTGCTCCGGGCTTTTCATGCGGATACTCTTGGTGTTGGCGTAGGTACCGATTCGCGTCACCCAGGGGAGTTTTGTGCGGATAGCGGCAAGGATGTTAAGCAAGCGCTCCTGCGGCAGGATCAGGGCGTCGCCGTCGCAGAGAAACAGCCGATCCTGGTTGCGGCAATGCTGGGCGGCAAAGTCAATATCGGCAGCGATAGTCTGCTCATCCTTGATAGAAAACCGGGTCCCCTTGTACATACCGCAAAAGGTGCATTTGTTGTGCGAACAGCCGGTGGTTATCTGCAGTAAAATCGAGTAGGCTTCACTCGGCGGCCGGAAGATGTTACCTTGATAGTGCATGGTTTTTGTTTGGCAAAAATAGTTGACGGGGAAAGGATCTTGTACCGCAAGGGCATACGATTCGTTTGAGCAGACGAGCTGCTCTACTCAACTTTGTTTTATACGAACTCAAGGGCTGGGGTGCAATATGGAAAACCTGCACCTGCCGGATTACCATCATGAGAGGAAAGAAAAATGATTCATACTCCGCACGAGCGCTACCCGCATCTTCTGCAAGCCCTCAATCTCGGCTTTGTAACCCTGAAGAATCGAGTTCTCATGGGCTCGATGCATACCGGTCTTGAGGAGGAAAAAAACGGCTTTGAGCGCATGGCAGCGTATTACGCAGCCCGCGCTCGGGGCGGGGTCGGCTTGATCGTCACCGGCGGCGTGGCGCCGAACCGGGCCGGGTGGGTTGCTCCCTTCTCCCTCCGTCTGGCAAAATCCTCGCAAGTGGCGGAACATCGCCTGATAACCGAGGCGGTTCACCGACAAGACGGCAGGATCTGCCTGCAGATCCTCCATGCCGGGCGTTATGGGTACCATCCCTTATGTGTGGCGCCGTCGCCGATCAAGGCACCGATCAACAGGTTTAAGCCGAGGACCTTGAGTGACCGGGGTATCAGGTCGACGATCGGCGACTTTGTGAAAACCGCCATGCTTGCCCAGGAGGCGGGATATGATGGGGTGGAAATCATGGGCTCTGAAGGGTATCTGATCAACGAATTCATTGCCCGCAAAACCAATCTGCGTGAAGATGACTGGGGCGGCTCTTTTACCAACCGCATCCGTTTCCCCCTGGAAATCGTCCGAGGTGTTCGCCGGGCGGTTGGGAGCCAGTTCATCATCATTTACCGGCTCTCGATGCTTGACCTGGTAAAGGGTGGCAGTACCTGGGATGAGGTGGTCATCCTCGCCAAAGAGATCGAGCAGGCCGGTGCGACGATCATCAACACCGGCATCGGCTGGCATGAGGCCCGGGTGCCGACCATCGCCACGGTGGTACCGCGGGGTGGATTCGCCTGGGTGACCAAGAGATTGATGGGCGAGGTGGCAATCCCCCTGGTGGCCACCAATCGTATCAATATGCCGGAGGTGGCGGAGGCGGTGCTGGCGAGTGGTTGTGCCGACATGGTCAGCATGGCCAGGCCCTTCCTCGCTGATCCCGACTGGGTGCAAAAGGCGGCAACCGGCAGGGAGCAGGAGATCAACACCTGTATCGGTTGCAACCAGGCCTGCCTTGACCATATCTTTTCGAGAAAGTCTGCCAGTTGCCTGGTCAACCCACGGGCCTGCCGAGAAACGATTGCCCCCTTTGTTAAGGCCAAATCGCCGAAGATGGTGGCGGTGGTTGGTGCTGGTCCGGCAGGGCTTGCCTGCGCGATTACCGCTGCCGCCAGGGGCCATGCCG
Proteins encoded in this region:
- a CDS encoding acyl-CoA thioesterase, translating into MEHLTEIKVRGYHADFYGHVNNARYLEFFEEDRWAHLESKIDLRKWAEKGLIFLVVNINVNYRKAVPVGETLIVTTKLEKIGNRSVVLKQEILLKKSREVAADALITFVISDRTGRAVTMDGEVRTEIEKLA
- a CDS encoding OmpP1/FadL family transporter, which produces MKKAISVLAFTSILAAGSAMASGYRIPEQSVDSTAKVGANVASSTRADAAYYNPANMGWMADALQVQMDATYIYLSPVSYDDSRTAMYDSESEDEHFLLPTAFMVSPSLGGARIGLAVTAPYGLAKRWKDPYAKAFAEEFSLVTVEVNPTASYTFGKMVSVAAGARMLYADATVKSDANGIGRPLSREMEGDTVEWGWNAAVSVKPIEKLNVSATYRSKIDMDFEDKARLNLMGTRVELDADVSLPAPAVLALSVAYDILPNLNVELTLDRTFWSEYENLDFEFSPVIPGNPYDPPVDKSWDDSNAYRLGVTYGVTKTLDLMVGFGYDESPAPDRTIGFELPDSDAWLYSIGAQYKLNEKMDIGVAFLYDYKETRKVEVTPTGTVYGEFTDASAILVSCGLNYRF
- a CDS encoding radical SAM protein yields the protein MHYQGNIFRPPSEAYSILLQITTGCSHNKCTFCGMYKGTRFSIKDEQTIAADIDFAAQHCRNQDRLFLCDGDALILPQERLLNILAAIRTKLPWVTRIGTYANTKSIRMKSPEQLRELREAGLGIAYMGLESGDDVTLQAISKGADAARMIEMGKKLRAAGIKLSITVLLGIGGRERSLIHARETGRVLTAIDPEYVGALSLMLTPNTPLFAATERGEFTLLDSKEMLEELAVMIAATELTGGYFHANHASNYLPIKAKLPQDKEATLQLIDLALRGKVSLKPEYLRGL
- a CDS encoding FAD-dependent oxidoreductase — its product is MIHTPHERYPHLLQALNLGFVTLKNRVLMGSMHTGLEEEKNGFERMAAYYAARARGGVGLIVTGGVAPNRAGWVAPFSLRLAKSSQVAEHRLITEAVHRQDGRICLQILHAGRYGYHPLCVAPSPIKAPINRFKPRTLSDRGIRSTIGDFVKTAMLAQEAGYDGVEIMGSEGYLINEFIARKTNLREDDWGGSFTNRIRFPLEIVRGVRRAVGSQFIIIYRLSMLDLVKGGSTWDEVVILAKEIEQAGATIINTGIGWHEARVPTIATVVPRGGFAWVTKRLMGEVAIPLVATNRINMPEVAEAVLASGCADMVSMARPFLADPDWVQKAATGREQEINTCIGCNQACLDHIFSRKSASCLVNPRACRETIAPFVKAKSPKMVAVVGAGPAGLACAITAAARGHAVTLFEAGGEIGGQFRLARQIPGKDEFAETLRYYQQQIVLQGITLRLQTKPSPADLQPFDAIVMSTGVGPRAINIEGSESSKVTLYPEVLTGKKNVGTRVAIIGAGGIGFDMATFLLHQKNGTETVAEFMGQWGVDMSYSGEGGLGEVHKETPRRQIYLLQRKTSKPGAGLGKTTGWIHRSILKKNGVKMLVGVEYLAVTADGLRIRHEGKEQLLKVDDIVVCAGQLPELGLAKELDALGVRYHLIGGALKAGELDAKRAIAEGTEVADRL